One window of Medicago truncatula cultivar Jemalong A17 chromosome 2, MtrunA17r5.0-ANR, whole genome shotgun sequence genomic DNA carries:
- the LOC11416646 gene encoding acyl-CoA--sterol O-acyltransferase 1 — translation MDGEINNFIMVWTIAASTMAYSHTIGKLISQGTSRLIALIPAIIILFLLPLRLNSIHLGGPSSFFIGWLSTFKLFLFAYNKGPLSTNPSLSLLHFISLSLLPIKFQNQPNINHNNNNPSKTNIYKKDHESKSNSKSTLTYASATMIIILALLIPLYSKKENFHPKFVLFLYSLHMYIGLEFFFALASTFIRKLLSIDLEPQFNKPYLSTSLQDFWGKRWNISVNRVLHPTIYEPVVNFSTRWIGRKWAPLPGILATFTMSAMMHEVVFYYIKREKRSWEAWEPSWDAMCFFILHGVCLVVQVGVKKMFGDKVRLPTVVSWLFTVVFVWCTALWLFVPALVRCRVYEKASRELNALTEFGRDVYHVARVAFFYLKKEKVGRY, via the coding sequence ATGGATGGAGAAATCAACAATTTCATCATGGTATGGACCATAGCTGCATCAACAATGGCCTATTCCCACACAATTGGCAAACTTATCTCTCAAGGCACATCAAGACTCATAGCCCTTATCCCTGCCATAATCATCCTCTTTCTCCTCCCTCTAAGACTCAATTCAATCCATCTTGGAGGTCCTTCATCTTTCTTCATTGGTTGGCTTTCCACTTTCAAACTCTTCCTTTTTGCCTACAACAAAGGTCCTCTCTCAACTAACCCGAGTCTCTCTTTACTTCACTTCATTTCCCTTTCATTACTTCCCATCAAATTCCAAAACCAACCCAATATAAATCACAATAACAATAACCCCTCAAAAACCAATATTTACAAAAAAGACCacgaatcaaaatcaaattctaaaTCAACCCTTACCTATGCATCTGCAACAATGATTATCATATTAGCTTTACTAATTCCACTCtatagtaaaaaagaaaatttccatccaaaatttgttttattcttATACTCACTCCACATGTATATTGgtcttgaatttttctttgcTTTAGCATCAACATTCATTAGAAAACTTCTAAGTATTGATTTAGAGCCACAATTTAACAAACCATATCTAAGTACATCACTTCAAGATTTCTGGGGTAAAAGATGGAACATATCTGTGAATCGTGTCCTACATCCAACCATATACGAACCGGTCGTAAATTTTTCTACCCGTTGGATTGGAAGAAAGTGGGCCCCACTACCCGGGATTCTTGCTACATTCACCATGTCGGCTATGATGCACGAGGTTGTTTTTTATTACATCAAGAGAGAGAAACGCTCGTGGGAAGCATGGGAACCCTCGTGGGATGCAATGTGTTTTTTCATTTTGCAtggggtgtgtttggttgttcAAGTTGGTGTTAAAAAGATGTTTGGAGATAAGGTGCGGTTGCCGACTGTGGTGTCGTGGTTGTTTACGGTGGTGTTTGTTTGGTGTACGGCGTTGTGGTTGTTCGTTCCGGCGCTTGTAAGGTGTCGGGTGTATGAAAAGGCTTCTAGAGAGTTGAATGCTTTGACTGAGTTTGGGAGGGACGTGTACCATGTTGCTAGGGTTGCtttcttttatttgaaaaaagaaaaagtgggTAGGTATTAG